AACTCCTGGTTTAACCAGATTAACATCGGAAATCGCATATTCCCTTTGGATAGACTCTATATCTTTCATCCCCTGCCAAGTAACTTCTGCGGGTAACGAAATCATTTTTATGGCTTCTTCTTCTGCGGCTGTAGCAATCTTAGGGAAATAGCCTGCTACCACATCGATAAAATGGTTGGATAGATCATCCCCTAACCATTCCTTGTAGTATTTAGCTCCATGAAAGTCATCTTGGTCTATCAAATCATGTCGCAACACTGTACGACTCATTAAACCCGAAACCGTCGAATTTAGGCACGCACTAGGAATAAGATAATCCTCTCTCGTACCAAACGTATCCGAACAAAAACCAGGATCAGCGAGGACGGCCAAATCATCATCCAATGAGATGTCGTATTTATCTTTGAAGTCACGACAAGCATCAATGAGCACTTTCCGAATAGCCCCTTTACCGGTCCAACCATCCACGAACTGCAATGGTGTATCCAAACCATGCTGCTGAAAAATGTACTTCAAGGCATTCTCGTCAATACCCTTTCCTCTGATAATTGAAATACTGTAATGAGGAAGATCGATCTGATAACGAAAAGTGATATATCTTTTTATAAGAATTCCAATGGGTGTTCCCGCTCGAGCCAAAGAAATGAGGGCGACATTCCCACCCCGTTTTTTCATAATAAGCTCTGCAACGACCCCTGCAGCAAGTGCAACCTTTTCTGCAGACTCATCCAACGTATCTTTGAACAGTTGGATATATTCAGGCGTTGGTTGATATTCAACAGGAAGCATTTCAGAGTAATGCACGCCTGATTGTATAGCCTGTTCACGATCATTCGTTTCCTTCTCAAGATTTATCTCACTTAAATTCTTTAACAAGAAGATGACATCAGATTCGCTATAACTTCCCATCTGTTCGGGCTTCTTAATAACCCTGTCATATATTTTTTCATGTGAAGTCGCGTTCATACGTTATCTCCTTTCAATGAATGAAACTTGGGACCGCAAATAACAACGTTGATTTTTGTGAATCCCTTCGTGCGAAAAGATTGGAGCATTGGCTCGATACTTTCTATAGAATGATCCCGCTCTAAGAAAAGAAAAAGATCCTCATACTGGCCGGGGGAAATATTATAAACGAAATTGGCTAATCCATAATCATCTGGTGACGGAAACGAAACGCCATGTTTTACCGCGTAATCTGTATGATGTACAGAATGAATTGGGCTGCGGGTAGTGGAATGATAAGACACATTCTCGCCCATCTCGCTTGCGATTCTCATAGGAATGTACATGAATTCACCAGTACCAAGACATAGAGTATTCTCACCTTTCCTATATCCAGCCAATCTTTTGGCAGCTGCCGAGACACTCGAATCAGTCTTTCGGTTGTCGATCTGTTGAATACCGAACCTTCCAGTTCCCTTAGTATAAGGTGCACCATTCATGTATCCTTCGCTGTTTAGAGATTCTCCTCTGGACGATTCGAAAAGATCATTCAGATAAATAAACTCAGTTGCTGGAATAACAGAGACTAATAATATTGCTTCTTGAGGAACAGATAAGATTGGATCACCCTGAACCTCAATTGTCCCCTTAATAAGAGACAATAACTTGATCGTGATATCCAGTTGTTGCTCCAATTCCATATAACGCTGTTCATCCTCAGGTGTTCTCCAATCTAAGAGAGACGCAACAATATAGATTTTACGGGGGAATTTCGCCTGAATATCCTTAATGATATTAAGTGCAGTCTTCCCCGTTGTAATCTCATCATCGACCAATACGACGGTTTCTTCACCAGCTATAACATCTGCATCAATTGCATAACATCGGTGAGATACAGCGTGCGAATGTTCCTCATCGAAGTTAATTAACGAGGTCATGGATGGGATTAGCTCGCGTGTTGTGTGAATATACGTACAACCGCCATCAAATACGTTATACATGCTGTGTCCCAATGCTGTAGCGGTTTCAGCAAAGCCAATAAACTTAACGGGGGCAGGTAATACTAACCGGCTTTGCTGGATTTTGCGATAAACCGTTCCCGCGTCTGTTGAGCCAGTTAAACCGTTAAGGATCTCAGAAAGAAGCTCCACCGTTTGTTCATTATTTTCATTCAATTCTTTAAACAATAATAGAGACAACGCCGCTCCACTTAATAAAGATATATAGGGATCAACAGGTATGTGCTTTCCTAAGATCTTGCTTACAAAGAGAAAAGCCCTCTTCTTGTTTATCCTTGCTGCCATTGAGAACAGTGAATCTAGCGGTAATTGAAATGGATTCTCTTTAACAGAAACGGTTACAGATAAATCTCCTAGTATATTAAACGTATGCGTGTTCGTGGTTTGATAGTAAGGAGATATAGTTTTGTTCTTCATGTAGCACCCCATATATTTTTGATCTTGCAATTATCCGCTGCGCCCAATTTAGATGCGGTTTGATTTCGTTCATTTTATTAGAATATTCACTTTTAAGAACTCCAAGGTAATCATTATTGTTTGCCACGATACTGGTTGCATCAACGAACTCTTCATGAGTAACGACGTAAAGAGATTGAACAGGTTTAATATGCGATGGGTGAATGATGGTCTTTCCAATTATCCCATTCTCCTTATCCATCATCGCTTCATGAATCAAACCGTCTACGTAATTGGTGATGAATTCCATTCGTAACTTACGACCGGGCTGCCCCAATATTTCTTCAAAAGGTGTTAGTCTTAACTGTGGTTTTAATACTCGTTCACGGGAAGCGAAGTATTCCCATACAGGACCGGAAATGACATAGGGAGAATCCATTCTTCCAAAGATATTTATGATGTCCGAAATGCAGTCACGGATCGGTGCAATATCATAAATCGTCATATCAGGGCTTCTTCTTAATCCAAACAAGCTGGAAAAATCAGTTGCTCCAATTCTGACGTTAAGAACAAACTCTTTATTATCGTCTAATATTCTCTTGATCCCAAGAAGAGTATCCATCCGTAACTCCTTATAAATGACAGATGCCGTCTCTAAAATTGGCAAGCCATACAACGTAGGAGACGATGGACTCTTAGCTCTGTTATACCCTGAGATTACGTCGAAATACGCCGTACCATTCTCAGGTGTGAATTTGGGTAGAATAAACCCCGTGATTAAGGTGATATTTTCCTCCAGCTTCGCAATCATACGCTTCATTTGTTCCGCACTTCTTACACGTATAAACAAAAGCGGTAAGTTGTTATAAGCAAGGGAACCGATCTTTAGGAATGAGGAAATACCGAAAATTTGCTGAAGAAGGGATTCCTCTGCTAAATCAATTTGGTTATCACCAATCGCATCCTCCAAATCAATGACCATCGTTGTGAGCCCTTCATTCTTTTGGGTCAGGATATCCTCAGCGATCGTTTGTCTAGTCGCAGGGCAGTATAATGCTGCGCCAATCGCATAAGCAAGCACCTCCTGATTCGAAGTGTTATTAAATGAGAGTGGAGCAGAAAAGAAGAGCTGCTTTTCTACCTCTTTTGTAATGTAATTAAAATATCGCATACATCTTCGTCCTTTTCTTAAAATAGTATAAAAAATAAATCCCCCCAATAGTGAAAGGGGGGAATTTGAACTCCGATACTTCAAAACGATACCGACAGCTTTAAACAGATTTAACTTCTTTTTTACCCTTGCGTACTGAACTAAAGATGATAGTTCCAACAAATACGCCTATTATTACACTAAAGAACAATACATGAGATACCTCGAACCCAAATGCTGCGGCAATCATTTTCAAACCGATTATAATAATAAGGATAAAGGCTGCTTTTTCAAGTTCCGGATACTTATCAATTAATGCGAGGAAAACTTGTGCGACACCACGCATCATCAGCACACCTAATATACCTCCCAAGAACAATACCCACACTTTCTCACTCACACCAAATGCCGCTAGTACGCTGTCTATACTGAACGCTATGTCCATCAATTCAACAGCGATAACCGTGCGCCAAAAACCCAAGCCTTTGTTTTGTATTTCTTCATCCTCATCGTATTTTTTCCCAATATAAGGAATAAGAGGAATATTACCCACTCGAGCAAACTTAACTTTTAGATCAAATAGATTACTCAGTGCGATCCAAAGAAGATATACCCCACCAGCTACCTTTACCCATGTGATCTGTACAAGATATACACCAACTCCGATAGCTAGAAAACGAAAAATATAAGCACCCAGTATACCGTAGAACAATGCTCTCTTTTGTTGCTCTTTCGGTAGATGTTTTACCATAACAGCAAGTACAAGTGCATTATCTGCCGATAACAAACCTTCCAAGAGAACTAAAGTAAGAATAATGCCCCAACTTGCGGGATCGCTTAGGACACCCGATAGATTATCCCAGTTAAAGAAGCTTGAGAAATTAGCTAGCATGCTTTGAAAAAAATCAATCACTTTATTAGCTCCCGTCAATTTCTATATTATTTACTCCCTGCTACCCATCGTAAGCCCCAATTAAAAGCCTCGTCAATTTTCTGATGTCCCGAAAAATGTCGTACGATTCTCTCAATACTCATAGTCTCATCCCTTACATTTGAGATCATAGCAATAGCAACCATTGAACGACTGTTATCATGCTCGTCCAATCTAACCACGATATCTGGCCCACCATTTTGTTTAATGGTTACAACTCCATCCGCCTCAGCCCAATTCGATACTCCCTCATAAATAAAGGTGAATACGAGAATTCTTCGGAACTCAGAGAGCTTACTGCCATTGATTCTTATATTTTCCCCCGTCTTGATAGAACCGGTTCTATCATCCCCATCTAGCATAATATAAGGTTCGCGAGTGAGTGAACCAAAGGAATCTCCCAATGCTTGAACGATCCCTTTTCTACCATCTTTGAGCTCGTAAAGGCAGGCAAGATCCAAATCGACCCCTTGGTTTCTCTTCCAAATACTACTTTTCTTTCCTTGTTGATTCCAGTTGAGATTTATTAAAATTTCCCCAAGACCACCTGATTTTTTCTCGAGATTAATCGTATCTCCCTTTTTCTTCAATTCAATTTTCGAAAGGTTGAGGTGAATTGGTTTTTCTGGTGATGGTGCCGGTGTAGGAACAATCGGTTTTGGCACAACTCGCGGCTGCACAGGAGGTATAATCGGCGTCGGTTGAGGCTGATTGGTATTTGGAGTATCCTTCACCTCAATCCCGTAGCTACCACAGAGTGCCTTCAATCCACCGGAATAACCTGCTCCAATAGCATTGAACTTCCATTCACCGTTGTATCTATATAATTCCCCTATAACTATTGCCGTTTCTACAGACAAATTGTTTTCCAAGTCATAACGAATAATTTCTTGTCCCGTTGTGTCATTTATAAATCCAACGTATACACCGCTCACTTGACTAAATGTTTGACGTCTTAATTCCCCTTCATAAAGGGTTAGTGTAAAAGCTATTTTTTCAACAGAAGGTAACGCTAGGGTTAAATTAATTTTCACTTGTCTTTCACTTGAGCTGTTCTCATGGTAGCTAATAAACGAATTACTGGCATTTCCATAAAATATAAGATCTTCGTCACCTTTTACTTTGCCGTTTTGCGCTAGCAAAAAGGCGGAAGTGTCTACTTCAACCTCTGGTGGGGCAGACCAACCTATTATGGCGGTAACATTGGTAATTCCTTGGTTTGTTTTCGTTAAGTCCACCTTTTGCCCTTTGATAACTGAAACGGCCATATATATGTACTCACCCTTCATTGTGAAATATGGAGAGAGATTAGGGCAATGATTCCATCACCCTAATTTAGTCTAATCTTTAAGCTAAGCCGTAGTTCTTAACCAATGATTCTAAACCACCAGCAAAACCGCTACCTATGGCTTGGAATTTCCAATCGCCACCTTGACGGTAGAACTCGCAAAAAACAACGGCTGTTTCAGTGGAGAAGTCTTCACCCAAATCATATCGAAGAATTTCATTTTTGTTAGCTTCGTTTACTACACGTACAAAAGCGCTACTGACTTGACCGAAGTTCTGGCCACGTTGAGCTGCATCGTGAATAGTAACCGTAATACCGATCCGGGAGATGTTAACAGGAACTTTATTGAAATCAATGATAATCTCCTCGTCATCTCCATCGCCCTCGCCTGTGCGATTATCACCTGTATGTAAGACTGCTCCATCATAAGCATTGAGATTATTGTAGAATACGAAATCGGCCTCGCCTTTTGCTTTGCCATCTTCATGTAACAAGAAGGCAGAGGCATCAAGGTCAAAATCAGCACCACCATTGTATTTGTTGGTATCCCAGCCTAAACCGACAATCACCTTTGTAAGACCAGGATTTGTCTTGGTAAGATCAATCCGTTGACCTTTGGACAAGTTAATAGTCATATTGTATCGCACCTTTCTAATATGGAAATAATCATGGCCGCCCGAAGGAAGCCATGTGTGTGTTTCTTATTGCAGTCCGTAATCTTTAGTTAGACCCGCAAGACCATCTTTGTAGCCACTTCCAACAGCAGAGAACTTCCATTCGCCATTGTTACGATACAACTCACCAACAACCACTCCAGTTTCAATGGAGAAGTCCTCGCCAAGGTCAAAACGGATCAATTCTTCATCTGAATCTTCACTGACGATACGTGCGTAGGCATTAGCTACCTGACCGAAGTTTTGGTTTCGTTCAGCAGCAGCATCAATTGTGATCGTAAATGCGATTTTTTCAATGGTTGTTGGAACGCTCAATAAATCAATTTTGATTTGCTCGTCGTCACCATCACCATCACCCGAACGGTTGTCACCGGTATGGACTACAGAACCATTTTCGTTTTGAAGATTGTTGTAGAACACAAAGTTCTTCTCGTTGTCAACTTTCCCTAATGCGTTTACGCAGAAAACAGAAACATCAAGATCGAACTGACCGCCGCCATCATACTTATTTGTGTCCCAGCCTAGACCAACTGTAATTTTTGAGAGTCCCGGATTTGTCTTGGTAAGATCTACCTTTTGACCTTTTGAAAGATTAATTGCCATTGAATGATTACCTCGCTTTTTTTGTTTTAATTACTGATAACGTGCAGCCAGAATACTAATATGTGCTGCATGAGCACCTTCGCCAATCGCTTGGAATTTCCACTCGCCATTGTGACGATAGATTTCTCCAGTGATCAAAGCAGTCATTCCAGCGTAGCTGTCAGTAAGGTTGAACTTAACTAATTCTTGATTGTTTGCACTGTTTACTATACGGATAAATGCAGATTTGATCATGCCGAAATCTTG
The nucleotide sequence above comes from Paenibacillus sp. IHBB 10380. Encoded proteins:
- a CDS encoding cysteine protease StiP family protein, which gives rise to MNATSHEKIYDRVIKKPEQMGSYSESDVIFLLKNLSEINLEKETNDREQAIQSGVHYSEMLPVEYQPTPEYIQLFKDTLDESAEKVALAAGVVAELIMKKRGGNVALISLARAGTPIGILIKRYITFRYQIDLPHYSISIIRGKGIDENALKYIFQQHGLDTPLQFVDGWTGKGAIRKVLIDACRDFKDKYDISLDDDLAVLADPGFCSDTFGTREDYLIPSACLNSTVSGLMSRTVLRHDLIDQDDFHGAKYYKEWLGDDLSNHFIDVVAGYFPKIATAAEEEAIKMISLPAEVTWQGMKDIESIQREYAISDVNLVKPGVGETTRVLLRRVPWKILVDRMDNPNLNHILLLAKDRNVPVEVYPGLNYSCCGIIKPLKGEIE
- a CDS encoding phosphoribosyltransferase family protein → MKNKTISPYYQTTNTHTFNILGDLSVTVSVKENPFQLPLDSLFSMAARINKKRAFLFVSKILGKHIPVDPYISLLSGAALSLLLFKELNENNEQTVELLSEILNGLTGSTDAGTVYRKIQQSRLVLPAPVKFIGFAETATALGHSMYNVFDGGCTYIHTTRELIPSMTSLINFDEEHSHAVSHRCYAIDADVIAGEETVVLVDDEITTGKTALNIIKDIQAKFPRKIYIVASLLDWRTPEDEQRYMELEQQLDITIKLLSLIKGTIEVQGDPILSVPQEAILLVSVIPATEFIYLNDLFESSRGESLNSEGYMNGAPYTKGTGRFGIQQIDNRKTDSSVSAAAKRLAGYRKGENTLCLGTGEFMYIPMRIASEMGENVSYHSTTRSPIHSVHHTDYAVKHGVSFPSPDDYGLANFVYNISPGQYEDLFLFLERDHSIESIEPMLQSFRTKGFTKINVVICGPKFHSLKGDNV
- a CDS encoding HpcH/HpaI aldolase/citrate lyase family protein, whose translation is MRYFNYITKEVEKQLFFSAPLSFNNTSNQEVLAYAIGAALYCPATRQTIAEDILTQKNEGLTTMVIDLEDAIGDNQIDLAEESLLQQIFGISSFLKIGSLAYNNLPLLFIRVRSAEQMKRMIAKLEENITLITGFILPKFTPENGTAYFDVISGYNRAKSPSSPTLYGLPILETASVIYKELRMDTLLGIKRILDDNKEFVLNVRIGATDFSSLFGLRRSPDMTIYDIAPIRDCISDIINIFGRMDSPYVISGPVWEYFASRERVLKPQLRLTPFEEILGQPGRKLRMEFITNYVDGLIHEAMMDKENGIIGKTIIHPSHIKPVQSLYVVTHEEFVDATSIVANNNDYLGVLKSEYSNKMNEIKPHLNWAQRIIARSKIYGVLHEEQNYISLLSNHEHAYV
- a CDS encoding TerC family protein, which gives rise to MLANFSSFFNWDNLSGVLSDPASWGIILTLVLLEGLLSADNALVLAVMVKHLPKEQQKRALFYGILGAYIFRFLAIGVGVYLVQITWVKVAGGVYLLWIALSNLFDLKVKFARVGNIPLIPYIGKKYDEDEEIQNKGLGFWRTVIAVELMDIAFSIDSVLAAFGVSEKVWVLFLGGILGVLMMRGVAQVFLALIDKYPELEKAAFILIIIIGLKMIAAAFGFEVSHVLFFSVIIGVFVGTIIFSSVRKGKKEVKSV
- a CDS encoding TerD family protein, encoding MAVSVIKGQKVDLTKTNQGITNVTAIIGWSAPPEVEVDTSAFLLAQNGKVKGDEDLIFYGNASNSFISYHENSSSERQVKINLTLALPSVEKIAFTLTLYEGELRRQTFSQVSGVYVGFINDTTGQEIIRYDLENNLSVETAIVIGELYRYNGEWKFNAIGAGYSGGLKALCGSYGIEVKDTPNTNQPQPTPIIPPVQPRVVPKPIVPTPAPSPEKPIHLNLSKIELKKKGDTINLEKKSGGLGEILINLNWNQQGKKSSIWKRNQGVDLDLACLYELKDGRKGIVQALGDSFGSLTREPYIMLDGDDRTGSIKTGENIRINGSKLSEFRRILVFTFIYEGVSNWAEADGVVTIKQNGGPDIVVRLDEHDNSRSMVAIAMISNVRDETMSIERIVRHFSGHQKIDEAFNWGLRWVAGSK
- a CDS encoding TerD family protein — translated: MTINLSKGQRIDLTKTNPGLTKVIVGLGWDTNKYNGGADFDLDASAFLLHEDGKAKGEADFVFYNNLNAYDGAVLHTGDNRTGEGDGDDEEIIIDFNKVPVNISRIGITVTIHDAAQRGQNFGQVSSAFVRVVNEANKNEILRYDLGEDFSTETAVVFCEFYRQGGDWKFQAIGSGFAGGLESLVKNYGLA
- a CDS encoding TerD family protein; its protein translation is MAINLSKGQKVDLTKTNPGLSKITVGLGWDTNKYDGGGQFDLDVSVFCVNALGKVDNEKNFVFYNNLQNENGSVVHTGDNRSGDGDGDDEQIKIDLLSVPTTIEKIAFTITIDAAAERNQNFGQVANAYARIVSEDSDEELIRFDLGEDFSIETGVVVGELYRNNGEWKFSAVGSGYKDGLAGLTKDYGLQ